Proteins from a genomic interval of Streptomyces sp. NBC_01445:
- a CDS encoding biliverdin-producing heme oxygenase → MDTPFSTLIRTASHEQHTEAESTTFMSDLLGGALGVDAYARYTEQLWFVYRALEGAAGRLEESAVAGPFIQAELFRVSAIERDLAHLRGDGWRDGVSALPATQAYASRVAECAREWPGGYVAHHYTRYLGDLSGGQIIRDKAEKNWGFARKGDGVRFYVFEQVPNPAAFKRSYRALLDGVRVDELEKQRIVAECKRAFALNTAVFKALGEEFSSAA, encoded by the coding sequence ATGGATACGCCGTTCTCCACCCTGATCCGCACCGCCTCGCACGAGCAGCACACAGAGGCCGAGAGCACCACGTTCATGAGCGACCTTCTCGGCGGAGCCCTCGGCGTCGACGCCTACGCCCGGTACACCGAGCAACTGTGGTTCGTCTACCGAGCGTTGGAGGGGGCCGCGGGGCGACTGGAGGAGTCCGCCGTTGCCGGGCCTTTCATACAGGCCGAGTTGTTCCGGGTCTCTGCCATCGAGCGGGATCTGGCCCATCTGCGGGGGGACGGCTGGCGCGACGGCGTTTCCGCGCTGCCGGCCACTCAGGCCTACGCCTCACGCGTTGCCGAGTGCGCTCGGGAGTGGCCGGGGGGCTACGTCGCCCATCACTACACCCGGTACCTGGGGGATCTGTCCGGCGGACAGATCATCCGCGACAAGGCCGAGAAGAACTGGGGCTTCGCCCGCAAGGGTGATGGCGTGCGGTTCTATGTGTTTGAGCAGGTCCCGAACCCTGCTGCCTTCAAGCGTAGTTATCGCGCCCTGCTGGACGGTGTTCGCGTTGACGAGCTGGAGAAGCAGCGCATCGTGGCCGAGTGCAAGCGGGCGTTCGCTCTCAACACCGCCGTCTTCAAGGCTCTTGGCGAGGAATTCAGCAGCGCCGCTTGA
- a CDS encoding TetR/AcrR family transcriptional regulator: MAQKTAPDSNRRSERSRRAIYDAALALVAEIGYPKTTIEGIAARAGVGKQTIYRWWSSKAEVLMEAFIDLGVQAAEAAGAGDWAEADGIPDTGDIETDLKVVLRATVDELLDPRYDAPARALAAEGVANPAFGEEFVGRLLLPSLELYVRRLRAAQDAGQIRADVDPYIARDLFSAPLAQRWLQGTGPLNHAYADALVEYALYGLSPR; the protein is encoded by the coding sequence ATGGCCCAGAAGACCGCTCCCGACTCCAACCGCCGCAGCGAACGCTCACGCCGCGCGATCTACGACGCCGCCCTCGCACTCGTCGCCGAGATCGGCTATCCCAAGACGACCATCGAGGGCATCGCCGCCCGCGCGGGCGTCGGCAAGCAGACGATCTACCGCTGGTGGTCCTCCAAGGCGGAGGTCCTCATGGAGGCCTTCATCGACCTCGGCGTCCAGGCGGCGGAGGCGGCCGGAGCGGGCGACTGGGCGGAGGCGGACGGCATCCCCGACACCGGCGACATCGAGACCGACCTCAAGGTGGTCCTGCGCGCCACCGTCGACGAGCTGCTCGACCCCCGCTACGACGCCCCGGCCCGCGCCCTCGCCGCCGAGGGCGTCGCCAACCCGGCCTTCGGCGAGGAGTTCGTCGGCCGTCTCCTGCTGCCCTCGCTGGAGCTGTACGTGCGCCGCCTGCGCGCCGCCCAGGACGCCGGCCAGATCCGCGCCGACGTGGACCCGTACATCGCCCGTGACCTGTTCTCCGCGCCACTTGCCCAGCGCTGGCTCCAGGGCACGGGCCCCCTGAACCACGCCTACGCCGACGCCCTCGTCGAGTACGCCCTCTACGGGCTCAGCCCCCGCTGA
- the map gene encoding type I methionyl aminopeptidase, with product MSGQSLLVPGELSPTRSVPGNIRRPEYVGKPAPTPYKGPEVQTPETVEAMRLAGRIAARAMEEAAKAIAPGVTTDELDRIAHEYMVDHGAYPSTLGYRNFPKSLCTSVNEVICHGIPDSTVLKDGDIVNLDVTAYIGGVHGDNNATYLVGDVDEESRLLVERTRESLNRAIKAVRPGRQINIIGRVIESYAKRFGYGVVRDFTGHGINSSFHSGLIIPHYDSPHATTVIQPGMTFTIEPMLTLGTHEYDMWDDGWTVVTKDRKRTAQFEHTLVVTETGAEILTLP from the coding sequence ATGTCTGGCCAGTCGCTGCTCGTACCAGGGGAGCTCTCTCCCACTCGTTCCGTACCCGGAAACATCCGGCGTCCCGAGTACGTGGGCAAGCCCGCGCCGACGCCGTACAAGGGGCCTGAGGTCCAGACCCCGGAGACGGTCGAGGCCATGCGCCTCGCCGGCCGGATCGCCGCGCGGGCCATGGAGGAGGCCGCCAAGGCCATCGCGCCCGGCGTGACCACGGACGAACTCGACCGCATCGCGCACGAGTACATGGTCGACCACGGCGCGTACCCGTCGACCCTCGGCTACCGCAACTTCCCGAAGTCGCTGTGCACCTCCGTCAACGAGGTCATCTGCCACGGGATCCCCGATTCCACCGTCCTGAAGGACGGCGACATCGTCAACCTCGACGTGACCGCCTACATCGGCGGTGTTCACGGCGACAACAACGCCACCTACCTGGTCGGTGATGTCGACGAGGAGTCCCGGCTTCTTGTCGAGCGGACCCGTGAGTCCCTCAACCGCGCCATCAAGGCCGTCCGGCCCGGGCGTCAGATCAACATCATCGGCCGCGTCATCGAGTCGTACGCCAAGCGCTTCGGTTATGGCGTCGTGCGGGACTTCACCGGGCACGGGATCAACTCGTCGTTCCACTCCGGCCTGATCATTCCGCACTACGACAGCCCGCACGCCACCACCGTCATCCAGCCCGGGATGACCTTCACCATCGAGCCCATGCTCACGCTCGGCACCCATGAGTACGACATGTGGGACGACGGGTGGACCGTTGTGACCAAGGACCGCAAGCGGACCGCTCAGTTCGAGCACACCCTTGTCGTGACCGAAACCGGTGCGGAGATTCTTACTCTGCCCTGA
- the npdG gene encoding NADPH-dependent F420 reductase: protein MTSTDSVQKAPAKDPWDLPDVSGLVVGVLGGTGDQGRGLAYRLARAGQKVIIGSRAAERAQAAADELGLGVEGADNAECARRSDIVIVAVPWEGHGKTLESLREDLAGKLVVDCVNPLGFDKKGAYALKPEEGSAAEQAAALLPDSRVTAAFHHLSAVLLQDEAIDEIDTDVMVLGEERADTEIVQALAGRIPGMRGVFAGRLRNAHQVESLVANLISVNRRYKAHAGLRVTDV, encoded by the coding sequence ATGACCTCTACGGACAGTGTGCAGAAGGCCCCCGCGAAGGACCCCTGGGACCTCCCCGACGTATCGGGGCTGGTGGTAGGCGTGCTGGGAGGCACGGGCGACCAGGGCCGCGGGCTCGCCTACCGGCTGGCGAGGGCCGGCCAGAAGGTGATCATCGGATCCCGCGCGGCGGAGCGCGCGCAGGCGGCAGCGGATGAGCTGGGCCTGGGCGTCGAGGGCGCGGACAACGCGGAGTGTGCGCGCCGCAGCGACATCGTGATCGTGGCGGTGCCGTGGGAGGGCCACGGCAAGACGCTGGAATCGCTGCGCGAGGACCTCGCGGGCAAGCTCGTGGTCGACTGCGTCAACCCGCTGGGCTTCGACAAGAAGGGCGCGTACGCGCTGAAGCCGGAGGAGGGCAGCGCGGCGGAGCAGGCCGCGGCGCTGCTGCCGGACTCGCGGGTGACGGCGGCGTTCCACCACCTGTCGGCCGTGCTCCTCCAGGACGAGGCGATCGACGAGATCGACACGGACGTGATGGTGCTGGGCGAGGAGCGGGCGGACACGGAGATCGTCCAGGCGCTGGCGGGCCGCATTCCGGGCATGCGGGGAGTCTTCGCGGGCCGGCTGCGCAACGCGCACCAGGTGGAGTCGCTGGTCGCGAACCTGATCTCGGTGAACCGCCGCTACAAGGCACATGCGGGCCTGCGGGTCACCGACGTCTGA
- a CDS encoding site-2 protease family protein, with product MTTAATRRSDRRISPVFLGIAAVTAVAGWAVWTDFAAQPGIAVFLFVTGAWIVSLCLHEYAHARTALHSGDISIGAKGYLTLNPLKYTHALLSIVLPVIFVIMGGIGLPGGAVFIERGRIRGRWRHSLISAAGPLTNVLFAVVCTAPFWLDALNGVPDTFRYALGFLALLQVTAAILNFLPIPGLDGYGVIEPWLSQSFRRQVEPFAPFGLLAVFGILWIPEVNHVFFDAIDAILRSLGVTEWDTYWGQEFYRFWQGTPEIPIVTQ from the coding sequence ATGACCACCGCCGCCACCCGTCGCAGCGATCGCAGGATCAGCCCCGTCTTCCTCGGTATCGCCGCCGTCACCGCCGTCGCCGGCTGGGCGGTGTGGACGGACTTCGCCGCGCAGCCCGGCATCGCCGTCTTCCTGTTCGTGACGGGCGCCTGGATCGTCTCGCTCTGTCTGCACGAGTACGCCCACGCCCGCACGGCCCTGCACAGCGGCGACATCTCCATCGGCGCGAAGGGCTATCTGACCCTGAACCCGCTGAAGTACACGCACGCCCTGCTCAGCATCGTGCTGCCCGTCATCTTTGTGATCATGGGCGGGATCGGTCTGCCCGGCGGCGCCGTCTTCATCGAGCGGGGCCGGATCCGGGGCCGCTGGCGGCACAGCCTCATCTCGGCGGCGGGCCCGCTGACCAACGTCCTGTTCGCCGTCGTGTGCACGGCGCCGTTCTGGCTGGACGCGCTGAACGGGGTGCCGGACACATTCCGCTACGCGCTCGGCTTCCTGGCCCTGCTCCAGGTGACCGCGGCGATCCTGAACTTCCTGCCGATCCCGGGCCTGGACGGCTACGGCGTCATCGAGCCGTGGCTGTCCCAGAGCTTCCGGCGGCAGGTGGAGCCGTTCGCTCCGTTCGGGCTGCTCGCCGTGTTCGGCATCCTGTGGATCCCGGAGGTGAACCACGTGTTCTTCGACGCCATCGACGCGATTCTGCGCTCCCTGGGTGTCACCGAGTGGGACACCTACTGGGGTCAGGAGTTCTACCGCTTCTGGCAGGGCACCCCTGAGATCCCCATCGTCACGCAGTAG
- the efeB gene encoding iron uptake transporter deferrochelatase/peroxidase subunit yields the protein MTDTTADVSVGSNNSPTPSRRSLLAVGGAGLALGAAAAGGAVAVTRTGDDPQPVADSGGAVSFHGAHQAGIATAVQDRLHFASFDVKTDDRDEFVQLLKDWTKAASRMTEGHAVGEGAYGGLPEAPPDDTGEALGLKPSRLTLTIGFGPSLFEKFGLTDRRPEALVDLPKFPGDNLDKARSDGDLCIQACADDPQIAVHAIRNLARIGFGKVAIRWSQLGFGKTSSTTPDAQTPRNLMGFKDGTRNIAGTETARLDEHVWVGAKDTDADSAWMTGGSYLVARRIRMNIETWDRTSLQEQEDVFGRDKGEGAPVGKAKERDEPFLKAMKPDAHVRLAHPDSNAGATILRRGYSFTDGTDGLGRLEAGLFFLAYQKDVRKGFIRVQRNLSRSDALNEYIQHVGSAVFAVPPGVRDSGDWWGRALFSKEA from the coding sequence ATGACGGACACCACCGCCGATGTCTCGGTCGGATCGAACAACTCCCCCACACCGTCGCGTCGTTCGCTGCTCGCGGTGGGCGGTGCCGGGCTCGCGCTCGGCGCCGCCGCCGCGGGGGGCGCCGTCGCCGTGACGCGGACCGGTGACGATCCGCAGCCGGTCGCCGACTCGGGCGGCGCCGTGTCGTTCCACGGCGCGCACCAGGCCGGAATCGCCACCGCCGTCCAGGACCGTCTGCACTTCGCGTCGTTCGACGTGAAGACCGACGACCGCGACGAGTTCGTGCAGCTCCTGAAGGACTGGACGAAGGCCGCGTCCCGCATGACGGAGGGGCACGCGGTCGGCGAGGGCGCGTACGGCGGGCTGCCCGAAGCGCCGCCGGACGACACCGGCGAGGCGCTCGGCCTCAAGCCGTCCCGGCTCACCCTCACGATCGGCTTCGGCCCGTCCCTGTTCGAGAAGTTCGGGCTCACGGACCGGCGGCCCGAGGCCCTCGTCGACCTGCCGAAGTTCCCCGGCGACAATCTCGACAAGGCCCGCAGCGACGGCGACCTGTGCATTCAGGCCTGCGCCGACGATCCGCAGATCGCCGTGCACGCCATCCGCAATCTCGCCAGGATCGGCTTCGGCAAGGTCGCCATCCGCTGGTCCCAGCTCGGCTTCGGCAAGACCTCGTCGACGACCCCGGACGCGCAGACCCCGCGCAACCTGATGGGCTTCAAGGACGGCACCCGCAACATCGCCGGCACCGAGACCGCCCGCCTGGACGAGCACGTGTGGGTCGGCGCCAAGGACACGGACGCCGACTCGGCCTGGATGACCGGGGGTTCGTACCTCGTCGCCCGGCGCATCCGCATGAACATCGAGACCTGGGACCGTACGTCTCTCCAGGAGCAGGAGGACGTCTTCGGCCGCGACAAGGGCGAGGGCGCCCCGGTCGGCAAGGCCAAGGAGCGCGACGAGCCGTTCCTGAAGGCGATGAAGCCGGACGCGCACGTGCGGCTCGCGCACCCCGACTCCAACGCGGGGGCGACCATCCTGCGCCGCGGCTACTCCTTCACCGACGGCACGGACGGTCTCGGCCGTCTGGAGGCCGGCCTGTTCTTCCTGGCCTACCAGAAGGACGTGCGCAAGGGGTTCATCCGCGTGCAGCGGAACCTGTCGCGCAGTGACGCGCTCAACGAGTACATCCAGCACGTGGGTTCGGCCGTCTTCGCCGTCCCGCCGGGCGTCCGGGACTCGGGCGACTGGTGGGGCCGGGCGCTGTTCTCCAAGGAGGCATGA
- a CDS encoding bifunctional DNA primase/polymerase has protein sequence MGAEYGRRSGGQGRISQWLRARRPKEAEGDDGREALLLAAADAGLPLAPAAYPTDYRCSCSRIGCPTPGRHPVSFAWQTQSTTDRGQIERWARHQPQANFITATGMVHDVLDVPLEAGQEALARLLAAGIDVGPVAESGGDRMLFFTATRGTPEDEDEWWPCELDCHPETMDEHPGLRWHCRGSYVPVPPARLPGDLTVDWLRGLEHPLPDPLTLLEALTDACARYVGEERDFTAAWPSRG, from the coding sequence ATGGGCGCGGAGTACGGCCGCCGGTCCGGCGGACAGGGCAGGATCTCCCAGTGGCTGCGCGCCAGGCGCCCCAAGGAGGCCGAGGGCGACGACGGCCGCGAGGCCCTTCTCCTGGCCGCCGCGGACGCGGGACTGCCGCTCGCACCCGCCGCCTACCCGACCGACTACCGGTGTTCGTGCAGCCGCATCGGCTGTCCCACGCCCGGCAGGCACCCCGTCTCGTTCGCCTGGCAGACGCAGTCCACGACGGACCGCGGCCAGATCGAGCGCTGGGCCCGGCATCAGCCGCAGGCTAACTTCATCACCGCGACCGGCATGGTCCACGACGTCCTCGACGTCCCGCTCGAGGCCGGCCAGGAGGCCCTCGCACGCCTCCTCGCGGCCGGTATCGACGTGGGCCCCGTCGCCGAGTCCGGCGGCGACCGCATGCTCTTCTTCACCGCCACCCGCGGCACCCCCGAGGACGAGGACGAGTGGTGGCCCTGCGAGCTGGACTGCCACCCCGAGACGATGGACGAGCACCCCGGCCTGCGCTGGCACTGCCGCGGCTCGTACGTGCCCGTGCCGCCCGCCCGGCTCCCCGGTGACCTGACCGTCGACTGGCTGCGCGGCCTCGAACACCCGCTGCCGGACCCGCTCACCCTGCTCGAAGCCCTCACCGACGCCTGCGCACGCTATGTGGGCGAGGAAAGGGACTTCACGGCAGCCTGGCCCTCACGCGGCTGA
- a CDS encoding sialidase family protein: MTETSVPFRAGREGYASFRIPAAVTTRSGVLLAFCEGRVGSREDYGNIDVVLKRSTDGGRTWDPLQVVAANGNDLAGNPAPVVLDTGRVLIVHVRNAAGATETAIRRGEVEPEDGRRVWVQHSDDEGLTWSAPREITAQAKNKNWRWYATGPGHAIQTHSGRVVVPANHSLPPAGGDTGTEGKYDGGHCLLSDDRGRTWRLGYVDDHPDGYVNVNETTAVELPDGRLYFNARNDSPAPGTRADATSEDGGESLVKAFRPQAGLVGPVVEGSLLRLGEVLLFAGPADPGFRALMSVRASEDEGVTWRVAHRVDGLPAAYSDLVQLDPEAVGLLYETGDFSAYETITFRRIPVAALLGRTPE, encoded by the coding sequence CTGACTGAGACGTCTGTTCCCTTCCGCGCGGGGCGCGAGGGATACGCGAGCTTCCGGATCCCCGCAGCTGTCACGACACGCTCCGGCGTGCTGCTCGCGTTCTGCGAGGGGCGAGTGGGATCGAGGGAGGACTACGGGAACATCGACGTGGTCCTGAAGAGATCCACGGACGGCGGCCGGACCTGGGACCCGCTCCAGGTGGTGGCGGCGAACGGCAACGACCTGGCGGGAAACCCGGCGCCGGTGGTCCTGGACACGGGACGGGTCCTGATCGTCCACGTAAGGAACGCGGCAGGGGCAACAGAAACGGCGATCAGACGGGGCGAGGTCGAGCCCGAGGACGGACGCCGAGTCTGGGTGCAGCACAGCGACGACGAGGGCCTGACCTGGTCGGCGCCCAGGGAGATCACAGCACAGGCAAAGAACAAGAACTGGCGCTGGTACGCCACAGGCCCGGGCCACGCGATCCAGACACACAGCGGACGAGTGGTGGTACCGGCCAACCACTCCCTCCCGCCCGCCGGAGGCGACACCGGCACGGAGGGAAAGTACGACGGAGGCCACTGCCTGCTGAGCGACGACAGGGGCAGGACCTGGCGGCTCGGTTACGTGGACGACCACCCGGACGGCTATGTGAATGTGAACGAGACGACCGCGGTCGAACTGCCGGACGGGCGGCTGTACTTCAACGCCCGCAACGACTCGCCCGCGCCGGGCACAAGGGCGGACGCGACGTCGGAGGACGGCGGCGAGAGCCTGGTCAAGGCATTCCGCCCGCAGGCGGGCCTGGTGGGCCCGGTGGTGGAGGGGAGCCTGCTGAGGCTGGGGGAGGTGCTGCTGTTCGCAGGTCCGGCGGACCCTGGGTTCAGGGCGCTGATGAGCGTGCGGGCGAGCGAGGACGAGGGTGTGACATGGAGGGTGGCCCACAGGGTGGACGGCCTGCCTGCGGCCTACTCCGACCTGGTGCAGCTCGACCCCGAGGCGGTCGGGCTGCTGTACGAGACGGGAGACTTCAGCGCGTACGAGACGATCACGTTCAGGCGGATCCCGGTCGCCGCGCTGCTGGGCCGTACGCCTGAGTAA
- the efeU gene encoding iron uptake transporter permease EfeU: MFGNYLIGLREGLEASLVVCILIAYLVKTDRRDALRPIWIGIAIAVAVALGFGFALTFGSQELTFEAQEALGGSLSIVAVGLVTWMVFWMRRTARHLKAELHGKLDAALQMGTAALVATAFLAVGREGLETALFVWASVRASNDGTHGPLIGVLLGLLTAVVLGWLFYRGALRINLAKFFTWTGGMLVIVAAGVLAYGVHDLQEAQFLGGLSSKAFDISGTIPPDSWYGTLLKGVFNFQPDPTVLQVVVWLLYLAVTLTVFFAPSGFLSRKPKPEAQTPAESAKA; the protein is encoded by the coding sequence ATGTTCGGCAACTATCTGATCGGTCTGCGCGAAGGGCTCGAAGCGAGTCTCGTCGTCTGCATTCTCATCGCGTATCTGGTCAAGACGGACCGGCGTGACGCGCTGCGTCCCATCTGGATCGGCATCGCCATCGCCGTCGCCGTGGCGCTCGGCTTCGGCTTCGCGCTGACCTTCGGCTCCCAGGAGCTGACGTTCGAGGCGCAGGAGGCGCTCGGCGGTTCGTTGTCGATCGTCGCCGTGGGCCTGGTGACGTGGATGGTCTTCTGGATGCGGCGCACCGCGCGGCATCTGAAGGCCGAGCTGCACGGCAAGCTGGACGCCGCGCTGCAGATGGGTACGGCTGCGCTGGTGGCGACGGCGTTCCTCGCGGTCGGCCGTGAGGGGCTTGAGACCGCCCTGTTCGTGTGGGCTTCGGTACGTGCGTCCAACGACGGCACGCACGGGCCGCTCATCGGCGTCCTGCTGGGCCTGCTGACGGCTGTCGTCCTCGGCTGGCTGTTCTACCGGGGCGCCCTGCGGATCAACCTGGCCAAGTTCTTCACGTGGACCGGCGGCATGCTGGTGATCGTGGCGGCGGGCGTCCTCGCGTACGGCGTGCACGACCTTCAGGAGGCGCAGTTCCTGGGCGGTCTGTCCAGCAAGGCGTTCGACATCAGCGGGACGATTCCGCCGGACAGCTGGTACGGCACGCTCCTCAAGGGCGTGTTCAACTTCCAGCCCGATCCGACGGTCCTCCAAGTCGTCGTCTGGCTGCTGTACTTGGCCGTGACGCTCACGGTGTTCTTCGCGCCGTCCGGTTTCCTGTCCAGGAAGCCGAAGCCCGAGGCGCAGACGCCTGCCGAGTCCGCCAAAGCCTGA
- a CDS encoding glycerophosphodiester phosphodiesterase: MVGMVTRTALTGLGGLLVLAPLALSPVEWGAGPLTVDSLPRIVYTAHRGGALEVPENSMSGLTAAFERGTAQVLDFDTRMLRDGTIVVMHDPTLDRTTYTSGPVNGIDARQWARVRMRPRASLPGHWRAEPLPTVAEVLDRLGGRTVLMLEAKDPRSLDGIAAMIRRRGLTRSVFVNSNDPAVALRAHDLGLTSQLWRSEVQMRTDRPARWARFVDLLDVDYKARDADLVRAVRSGIPRVWAHTVDSPRQRDRVLRLGCNGVISDAPGLLARTPSAVRARVSGG; encoded by the coding sequence GTGGTCGGCATGGTCACACGGACTGCGCTGACGGGCCTCGGCGGGCTCCTGGTTCTCGCCCCGCTGGCCCTCTCCCCCGTCGAGTGGGGCGCCGGCCCCCTGACCGTCGACAGCCTTCCCCGCATCGTCTACACGGCACACCGCGGCGGCGCCCTGGAAGTCCCGGAGAACAGCATGTCGGGCCTGACGGCCGCCTTCGAGCGCGGCACCGCGCAGGTACTCGACTTCGACACCCGGATGCTTCGCGACGGCACGATCGTGGTCATGCACGACCCGACCCTGGACCGCACGACGTACACGTCGGGCCCGGTGAACGGGATCGACGCCCGGCAGTGGGCGCGCGTGCGGATGCGTCCGAGGGCCTCGCTGCCGGGCCACTGGCGCGCGGAGCCGCTGCCTACGGTCGCCGAGGTGCTCGACCGTCTCGGCGGCCGCACCGTGCTGATGCTGGAGGCGAAGGACCCGCGGAGTTTGGACGGGATCGCCGCGATGATCCGGCGCCGGGGCCTCACCCGGTCGGTGTTCGTGAACTCCAACGACCCGGCCGTCGCCCTGCGCGCCCACGACTTGGGCCTCACGTCGCAGCTGTGGCGCTCGGAGGTCCAGATGCGCACGGACCGCCCGGCGCGCTGGGCCCGGTTCGTCGACCTGCTCGACGTGGACTACAAGGCGCGCGACGCCGATCTCGTACGGGCCGTGCGGTCCGGGATCCCGCGGGTGTGGGCCCACACGGTGGACTCGCCGCGCCAGCGGGACCGCGTGCTGCGGCTCGGCTGCAACGGCGTGATCTCGGACGCGCCGGGCCTGCTGGCCCGCACCCCGTCGGCCGTGCGGGCGCGGGTCAGCGGGGGCTGA
- a CDS encoding PhzF family phenazine biosynthesis protein, with product MTDYDVLRVFCGPHGDHGNELGVVREGSDVPDEDERQALAAKLGFSETVFVDDPERGVIDIYTPTMRLPFAGHPCVGTAWLLDVPELVTPAGVVGTRLDGEFTWIEARPEWAPPRTLREYASASEVEELQVPPPGEWIYAWAWEDAAAGKVRARAFPGRGDGIDEDEATGAAALLLTAQLHRALNITQGKGSQILTAPQPEGLIEVGGRVRLT from the coding sequence GTGACGGACTACGACGTGCTCCGAGTCTTCTGCGGCCCTCATGGCGACCACGGCAATGAGCTGGGAGTCGTACGCGAGGGAAGCGACGTCCCCGACGAGGACGAGCGACAGGCCCTGGCGGCGAAGCTGGGCTTCAGCGAGACGGTGTTCGTGGACGACCCCGAGCGCGGCGTCATCGACATCTACACACCGACCATGCGCCTTCCCTTCGCCGGACACCCCTGCGTCGGCACGGCCTGGCTCCTGGACGTACCCGAACTGGTCACGCCCGCAGGCGTGGTGGGCACGCGGCTGGACGGCGAGTTCACCTGGATCGAGGCGCGGCCGGAGTGGGCGCCGCCCCGGACACTGCGCGAGTACGCCTCGGCGTCAGAGGTGGAGGAACTCCAAGTCCCCCCGCCGGGCGAGTGGATCTATGCCTGGGCGTGGGAGGACGCGGCGGCAGGAAAGGTGAGGGCCCGAGCGTTCCCGGGAAGGGGCGACGGCATCGACGAGGACGAGGCGACGGGGGCAGCGGCACTACTGCTCACGGCGCAACTGCACAGAGCCCTGAACATCACGCAGGGCAAAGGCTCTCAAATCCTCACGGCTCCCCAGCCCGAAGGCCTGATCGAGGTAGGCGGCAGAGTCCGCCTCACCTGA
- the efeO gene encoding iron uptake system protein EfeO, translating to MRAVRLTVVTAAATAATLAAVTGCTQKSDAKSGGDRVVEVTATDDKCDVSKTEFPAGHVELSIENKGSKVTEVYVLFPDDRIVSERENIGPGTKQKLTAEVKAGTYEIACKPGMKGDGIRQKVTVTGGKAVKRDARLDKAVAAYRTYAQEQADETLPKVTTFTDAVRKGDLKAAQAAYAPSRIGWERTEPVAESFGDIDPKVDVRADGLEEGQDPKTDWTGWHRLEKALWQDKKIGSREKELATQLDKDLKDWQTRVGKADITPTSMANGAKELLDEVATGKVTGEEERYSHTDLVDFKANVEGAEKAYDLLKPVAAENDAALTKELDKQFAALDTLLDKYRKDKTSYEFTSYDKVGKADRKELSDAVNALAEPLSKLAAAVVVK from the coding sequence ATGCGAGCCGTCCGACTCACTGTTGTCACCGCCGCCGCCACTGCGGCGACCCTGGCCGCCGTCACGGGCTGCACCCAGAAGAGCGACGCCAAGTCCGGTGGCGACCGCGTCGTCGAGGTCACCGCCACGGACGACAAGTGCGACGTCTCCAAGACGGAGTTCCCGGCCGGCCATGTCGAGCTCTCCATAGAGAACAAGGGCTCCAAGGTCACCGAGGTCTACGTCCTGTTCCCGGACGACCGGATCGTCAGCGAGCGCGAGAACATCGGCCCCGGAACCAAGCAGAAGCTCACCGCCGAGGTGAAGGCCGGCACGTACGAGATCGCCTGCAAGCCCGGCATGAAGGGCGACGGCATCCGGCAGAAGGTGACCGTCACCGGCGGCAAGGCCGTCAAGCGTGACGCCCGTCTGGACAAGGCCGTCGCCGCCTACCGGACGTACGCGCAGGAGCAGGCCGACGAGACGCTGCCCAAGGTCACGACGTTCACGGACGCCGTGCGCAAGGGTGACCTGAAGGCCGCGCAGGCCGCGTACGCCCCGTCCCGTATCGGCTGGGAGCGCACCGAGCCCGTCGCCGAGTCCTTCGGTGACATCGACCCGAAGGTCGATGTCCGCGCGGACGGCCTGGAGGAGGGGCAGGACCCGAAGACGGACTGGACCGGCTGGCACCGCCTGGAGAAGGCGCTGTGGCAGGACAAGAAGATCGGCTCGCGGGAGAAGGAGCTGGCGACGCAGCTCGACAAGGACCTCAAGGACTGGCAGACCCGCGTCGGCAAGGCGGACATCACGCCGACCTCCATGGCCAACGGCGCCAAGGAGCTCCTCGACGAGGTCGCCACCGGCAAGGTCACGGGCGAGGAGGAGCGCTACTCGCACACCGACCTCGTCGACTTCAAGGCCAACGTCGAGGGTGCCGAGAAGGCGTACGACCTGCTCAAGCCCGTCGCCGCGGAGAACGACGCCGCGCTGACGAAGGAGCTCGACAAGCAGTTCGCCGCCCTGGACACGCTGCTCGACAAGTACCGCAAGGACAAGACCTCCTACGAGTTCACCTCCTACGACAAGGTCGGCAAGGCGGACCGCAAGGAGCTCTCGGACGCGGTGAACGCGCTCGCGGAGCCGCTGTCCAAGCTCGCCGCCGCCGTCGTCGTCAAGTAG